One segment of Paenibacillus rhizovicinus DNA contains the following:
- a CDS encoding P-loop NTPase family protein, which yields MTENQPTPPSSSQPKRLLLVDGIPGSGKTTTATRIHDKLAAQGIRTRCLLELEEHHPLLPQNEQYGDLQSAAGAEIFIQQLVNRYSRFVQAQLNGPDEVIIIESVLFQDVISVSHLQGMNLDQLRGLTDSLLQLLAPLNPHLIYYYHTDVEGQWRFICSVRGNEWGPVSFQSDEDFVQAGEVWSRSQAFVRTAVDAWDIPKLVIENTDYQWSAYDAKIDGFLTETLLPAHAGE from the coding sequence ATGACCGAGAACCAACCTACACCACCATCCTCAAGCCAGCCGAAACGTTTGCTTCTTGTCGACGGCATTCCCGGCTCGGGCAAAACGACGACGGCAACCCGTATTCATGACAAGCTCGCTGCGCAAGGCATTCGAACGAGATGCCTGCTCGAGTTGGAGGAACACCATCCGCTGCTGCCGCAAAACGAACAATATGGGGATCTGCAATCCGCCGCAGGCGCCGAAATCTTCATCCAGCAGCTCGTCAACCGGTATAGCAGGTTCGTGCAAGCGCAATTGAACGGTCCCGACGAAGTCATCATTATCGAGAGCGTCTTGTTCCAGGACGTGATCAGTGTTTCGCATCTGCAGGGCATGAATCTCGATCAACTGCGCGGCCTTACGGACTCGCTTCTGCAGCTGCTGGCGCCTTTGAACCCGCACTTGATTTACTACTATCATACCGATGTCGAAGGACAGTGGCGGTTCATCTGCAGCGTCCGCGGCAACGAATGGGGTCCGGTCTCCTTCCAGTCGGACGAAGACTTCGTGCAGGCCGGCGAGGTTTGGAGCAGAAGCCAGGCTTTCGTCCGTACGGCCGTCGATGCATGGGACATTCCGAAGCTTGTCATCGAGAACACCGACTATCAGTGGTCGGCTTACGACGCGAAGATCGATGGCTTTCTAACGGAAACGCTGCTGCCCGCGCATGCCGGCGAATAG
- a CDS encoding DNA-3-methyladenine glycosylase I, with translation MPARCAWVNEDPLYIDYHDDEWGVPVHEDRKLFELLVLEGAQAGLSWYTVLKKRENYRKAFDGFDPSLIARYDEDKVAELMNDAGIIRNGLKIRSAIVNARCILQVCEEFGSFDAYIWRFVGGEPIRNDWRKGEVPATTPQSDAMSKDLKKRGFKFVGSTICYAYMQASGMVNDHAQDCDWHHAKQG, from the coding sequence ATGCCCGCCCGCTGTGCTTGGGTCAATGAGGACCCGTTATATATCGATTACCATGACGACGAATGGGGCGTCCCTGTCCACGAGGACCGGAAGTTGTTCGAGCTGCTCGTCTTGGAAGGCGCGCAGGCCGGATTGAGCTGGTATACGGTGCTGAAGAAGCGCGAGAATTACCGAAAGGCGTTCGATGGTTTCGATCCGTCCCTCATCGCCCGTTACGACGAGGACAAGGTAGCGGAGCTGATGAACGACGCCGGGATTATCCGCAACGGCTTGAAGATCCGATCGGCTATCGTGAACGCGCGCTGCATCCTGCAAGTTTGCGAGGAATTCGGCAGCTTCGATGCGTATATCTGGCGGTTCGTCGGCGGCGAGCCGATCCGGAACGACTGGCGGAAAGGCGAAGTTCCGGCGACTACGCCGCAATCGGATGCCATGAGCAAAGATTTGAAGAAGCGCGGGTTCAAATTCGTCGGATCGACGATTTGTTATGCCTATATGCAAGCCTCCGGCATGGTCAACGATCATGCGCAGGATTGCGATTGGCATCATGCGAAGCAAGGATAA
- a CDS encoding phosphotransferase family protein: MQNHADPYLQQALQWAAKAVHPDAEALAARRLQGGISSLVYELTLRAGGAERAVVMRLFDNAEWLGNEPDLALHEAAVLQLAASNNGVPTPGIIAYDETGSESGLPAVLMSRLAGEVDLAPPNIAGWLDGMAQALASIHDVPPGAFPWRHRRYCDASKLDTSPWSRYPERWLAAAAIVLGPEPESPKRFIHRDYHPTNILWSGGKVSGVVDWVNGCIGPAGIDVGHCRVNLAQLHGLEAADDFLNAYCRHAGDAYTYDPYWDIVSLIDYAFWEPEVYGGWTDLGVTGLTDALMVERMDLYMLSLLDRAAAYAY, encoded by the coding sequence ATGCAAAATCATGCTGATCCTTACTTGCAGCAAGCGCTGCAGTGGGCTGCGAAAGCCGTCCATCCCGATGCCGAAGCGCTTGCCGCGAGACGGCTTCAAGGCGGGATTTCCTCGCTTGTCTATGAACTGACGCTGCGAGCCGGCGGTGCGGAGCGGGCAGTCGTGATGCGCCTGTTCGATAACGCGGAGTGGCTGGGCAACGAGCCGGATCTTGCCCTTCACGAAGCGGCAGTCTTGCAGCTTGCTGCCAGCAATAACGGCGTGCCGACGCCGGGAATCATCGCGTACGACGAAACAGGCTCCGAAAGCGGCTTGCCGGCCGTACTGATGTCGCGGCTTGCCGGCGAAGTCGACTTGGCGCCGCCGAATATCGCCGGCTGGCTGGACGGTATGGCGCAGGCGCTCGCATCCATTCACGACGTGCCGCCGGGAGCGTTTCCTTGGCGGCATCGACGCTACTGCGACGCATCGAAACTGGACACGTCCCCGTGGTCGCGGTATCCCGAACGATGGCTGGCTGCCGCGGCCATCGTGCTGGGGCCGGAGCCTGAGTCGCCGAAGCGGTTCATACACCGCGATTATCATCCGACGAACATTCTTTGGTCCGGCGGGAAGGTCAGCGGCGTCGTCGATTGGGTGAACGGCTGCATCGGCCCTGCGGGCATCGACGTCGGACATTGCCGCGTGAACCTGGCGCAGCTGCATGGCTTGGAGGCGGCGGATGATTTTCTGAATGCCTATTGCCGGCATGCCGGTGACGCCTATACATACGATCCATACTGGGACATTGTCTCGTTGATCGATTATGCGTTCTGGGAGCCCGAGGTGTACGGCGGCTGGACGGATCTCGGCGTCACCGGCCTGACGGACGCACTGATGGTCGAACGAATGGATCTGTACATGCTGAGTTTGCTGGATCGCG